The following are encoded together in the Cicer arietinum cultivar CDC Frontier isolate Library 1 chromosome 2, Cicar.CDCFrontier_v2.0, whole genome shotgun sequence genome:
- the LOC101506478 gene encoding transcription factor GTE6-like has protein sequence MVEMETFKYCVDDLISKVDQLEQKVHDIDDFYSSANKKQTNISKGNSITKDKDKEKHVPSIKKQQQDASRREVAATKRMQDLIRHFGTILRQITQHKWAWPFMQPVDVEGLGLHDYYEVIDKPMDFNTIKNQMEAIDGTGYKHVREVCADVRLVFKNAMKYNDERSDVHVMAKTLMAKFEEKWLQLLPKVIEEETRREEEEAEAQFAMQFAQEAAHAKMARDLSNELDEVGVHLEELREMVVRRCRKMSTEEKRKLGTSFTRLSPDDLSKALKIVAENNPSFQANAEEVDLDMDAQSESTLWRLNFFVKDALEVQGKNSGSMDGDENQNNKRKRDPCDAIAKTSKKKTKKLT, from the exons ATGGTTGAAATGGAGACTTTCAAGTATTGCGTTGACGACCTAATTTCCAAGGTTGATCAG CTTGAGCAGAAAGTTCATGATATAGATGACTTTTACTCCAGTGCAAATAAAAAGCAAACAAACATCTCTAAAGGTAACTCAATTACGAAGGATAAAGATAAGGAGAAACATGTTCCAAGTATTAAGAAGCAACAGCAGGATGCATCACGTAGAGAAGTGGCTGCTACCAAAAGAATGCAAGATCTTATACGTCACTTTGGCACAATATTACGCCAG ATCACACAACACAAGTGGGCTTGGCCTTTCATGCAACCAGTGGATGTAGAGGGACTTGGCTTACATGATTATTATGAG GTCATTGACAAGCCCATGGATTTCAATACCATTAAAAACCAAATGGAAGCTATTGATGGTACTGGATATAAGCATGTTCGAGAAGTATGTGCTGATGTGAGGTTGGTTTTCAAGAATGCTATGAAATATAATGACGAAAGAAGTGATGTTCATGTGATGGCAAAAACGTTAATGGCAAAGTTTGAGGAGAAATGGTTGCAACTTCTGCCTAAAGTTATCGAAGAG GAAACAAGACGTGAAGAGGAAGAAGCTGAAGCACAGTTTGCTATGCAATTTGCTCAAGAAGCAGCTCATGCTAAAATGGCAAGAGACTTGAGTAATGAG CTGGACGAAGTTGGTGTACATTTAGAAGAGCTACGAGAGATGGTTGTTAGAAGATGCAG AAAAATGTCAACTGAAGAAAAGAGAAAGCTTGGAACTTCTTTCACCAGACTGTCTCCTGACGATCTAAGTAAAGCATTAAAAATTGTTGCTGAAAATAATCCAAGCTTCCAAGCAAATGCTGAAGAGGTGGATCTTGATATGGATGCTCAG AGTGAGTCTACCTTGTGGaggttaaatttttttgttaaggATGCTCTAGAAGTTCAGGGAAAGAATTCAGGAAGCATGGATGGAGATGAAAACCAGAACAACAAACGCAAAAGAGATCCGTGTGATGCCATTGCAAAAACTTCGAAGAAGAAAACCAAGAAGCTTACTTGA
- the LOC101505283 gene encoding uncharacterized protein isoform X1, whose product MPLEPIPLDRKNSYRERKQGSSESLGSVARWRGSSSHHHQRRAADFRRFAGHHRKQGGWQLFPEESGHERMLSRSCDKMLEEDNCRPSVSRGDGKYGRGNKESKGAFSQREWRGRSWETTNSSLNTYRRQIDVNNDRRSVDDMLTYSSHPNSDLLNTWEQHHMKDQHDKMGGVNRFGSGQKCDRNNALGTIDWKPLKWTRPGYLSSRESGLSHSISTRSLGGTNSKRSCEGKVGLHHKIATGVESNSGEAARLRTSSAPSEEANLRKKPRLNWGEGLAKFEKKKVEGPEVTLNKDDPVSPFNMEPNNFLSPGLVDKNAKVSGFSDCASPATPSSAACSSSPGTDDKLFGNAANVDSDVSNLRSSPGPGGKSHLQMFSFNLEKVDIDSLSSLGSSLVELPQSDDPCSVDDSLLRSTTMNKLLTLKAGISKVLEVTETEIDLLETELRSLKSESEGRFPCSAAVGSLMCYNVNSCEEHVGSTDKVARLEPLQIVSSDEPIVEMAVVEKMPLSTNLLDIHDNCQEDDNDCHGAARSELVEPLPMMNAVSACDAGYGTCSEDLGRIQSTTVQCLIPCTYRHVADVSACGDSNSSLEVKDGVDDKSSERFYSSTENILYDTIISCNKKSAKAAWEEIAKLLPEECGKKFYDNIGVRSASCSQNGVFIMAKFEEKRRFTRLKERVITLKFKALHHLWKEDMRLLSVRKHRPKSHKKLELDLRTTSNSHQKKRSSIPFRFPFPAGNQLRLVPTSEMINYTSQLLSESKHEIQRSFLKMPALILDQKDKMNSMFLSSNGLVEDPLAIEKERAMINPWTSEEKEIFLEKYVAFGKDFRRIASFLDHKTTADCVEFYYKNHKSDFFVKIKKKNDDKLGKFCKTKADLMASGIKWDSEVNASSLDILSAASVMATRIAGNRKMRSGSSLWRGYGNVVNSKGDNIITQRMDSVDVLQDERETVAADVLASICGCISSEATNSCITSSVDPVEDNRIRKCVKVRSVCKQTPMDVTQNIDHETCSDESCGEMDPTDWTDGEKASFLQAVSSFGKDFAMIAQCVRTRSQYQCKVFFSKTQKRLKLDLMGPKPENVGSLVNDDVDGGRSDADNACAGQTGSVNGTDTSGTKTDVNQPASDKNMYHDESNPVEASNLSAELDESEETNGKVDHEDVNMVSNPCVIGGESKLGIDGDAVVLNSSDKSGSVRDQRAIVLSDSIEIGEVKTSEGEGAVIELVSDMETVSDSTDIREPSEGKGGVTELVSDMKTIEPCHSYSVAEGRLVSDVSSRHWGNELEGSTICLVDRDEANTDVVIELKDNVHDSSTPVNTSLSSVEVSCSRLGVDVENEPQLPLEKPHFSGSSVGPLTNANSILQYTDGAAVQYKKTASQDLLSCDIQGNRDTSGHNSSSNLGYQLCNPGNLLDDVEPARILQCYDLQVSPKKEVNVNMSCSSSATQLTLLSQKIEHDDQYKSLQCFSDSEKTPRDGDVKLFGKILTIPSSTQKPVSSKGNEENCTHRPKLSSASSSLKLTSLDNAGGKSAILKVEHDDCRGIKNVPVTSYHVENKIHPDCSSLPDSAILLAKYPAAFSSYSTSAILEKESLQALAKNDKHHLNGASSFTTREVNGCNGVIDYQMCRDSDDQKEVLSDMQRRNGIEAISSCLQRQGKGMVGTNGVGKADILVGGSKSVIVSDPEFVGQTGSVMKEDDLGS is encoded by the exons GTCATCATCGTAAGCAAGGTGGTTGGCAGTTATTTCCAGAAGAATCTGGTCATGAGCGCATGCTTTCTCGATCCTGTGACAAGATGCTGGAGGAAGATAACTGTCGGCCATCAGTCTCTCGAGGGGATGGAAAGTATGGAAGGGGTAATAAGGAAAGTAAAGGAGCCTTTAGCCAGAGAGAATGGAGAGGGCGTTCATGGGAAACCACAAACAGCTCTCTGAATACATACAGGAGGCAAATTGATGTCAATAATGACCGTAGGTCAGTCGATGATATGCTAACATATTCCTCTCATCCAAATTCTGACTTATTAAATACTTGGGAACAGCATCACATGAAAGACCAGCATGATAAGATGGGCGGTGTTAATAGGTTTGGTTCAGGCCAGAAATGTGATAGGAATAATGCTCTGGGTACAATTGACTGGAAGCCCCTTAAATGGACCCGACCTGGATACTTATCATCACGAGAATCAGGCTTAAGCCACTCAATTAGCACGAGGAGCTTAGGAGGGACAAATTCAAAGAGAAGCTGTGAAGGGAAGGTTGGGTTGCACCACAAAATTGCAACTGGTGTTGAGTCAAATTCAGGGGAAGCTGCTAGGCTTCGTACGTCTTCTGCTCCATCTGAAGAGGCAAATTTGAGGAAGAAGCCTAGACTAAATTGGGGTGAGGGACTTGCAAAGTTTGAGAAAAAGAAAGTTGAGGGGCCTGAGGTAACTTTAAACAAAGATGATCCTGTTTCACCTTTTAATATGGAACCCAACAATTTCCTCAGTCCCGGCTTAGTAGATAAAAACGCAAAAGTTTCAGGATTTTCAGATTGTGCCTCTCCCGCAACTCCATCTTCTGCTGCCTGCAGCTCTTCACCAG GTACAGATGATAAATTGTTTGGAAATGCTGCAAATGTGGACAGTGATGTTAGTAACCTGCGTAGTTCACCTGGTCCTGGGGGGAAAAGTCATCTGCAGatgttttctttcaatttagAGAAAGTGGATATTGACTCATTGTCTAGTTTGGGCTCTTCACTTGTTGAGTTACCTCAGTCTGATGATCCTTGCTCTGTGGATGATAGTTTATTAAGATCCACCACAATGAATAAATTACTGACGTTAAAAGCTGGCATTTCAAAGGTATTAGAGGTGACTGAAACTGAAATTGATTTACTCGAAACTGAACTTAGATCTCTAAAATCTGAATCTGAGGGTAGATTTCCGTGTTCAGCAGCAGTTGGCTCTCTGATGTGTTACAACGTAAACTCTTGTGAGGAACATGTTGGAAGCACTGACAAGGTTGCTCGTCTAGAACCATTGCAAATTGTATCTTCTGATGAACCTATTGTGGAGATGGCTGTTGTGGAGAAGATGCCTCTTTCTACTAACTTGCTTGATATACATGATAATTGCCAGGAAGATGATAATGACTGTCATGGTGCTGCAAGGTCTGAACTTGTTGAGCCTCTGCCCATGATGAATGCAGTTTCTGCATGTGATGCGGGGTATGGTACATGCTCTGAAGACTTGGGTCGAATTCAATCAACGACCGTACAATGCTTAATTCCCTGTACTTATAGGCATGTTGCCGATGTCTCTGCTTGTGGTGATAGTAATTCATCTTTGGAGGTTAAAGATGGTGTGGATGATAAGTCAAGTGAAAGATTCTATTCCAGCACTgagaatattttatatgataCAATTATTTCATGCAATAAAAAATCTGCAAAAGCAGCATGGGAAGAAATTGCTAAGTTATTGCCTGAAGAATGTGGCAAGAAGTTCTACGACAATATTGGAGTTAGAAGTGCCTCATGCTCTCAAAATGGTGTATTCATTATGGCAAAATTTGAGGAGAAACGGCGATTTACAAGACTGAAGGAGAGGGTTATAACGCTTAAGTTTAAAGCCTTGCATCATTTGTGGAAAGAAGATATGCGCTTGCTGTCTGTTCGTAAACACCGCCCAAAATCTCACAAGAAACTTGAATTAGATCTACGCACTACCAGTAATAGTCATCAGAAGAAGCGGTCTTCTATTCCCTTTCGTTTTCCTTTCCCTG CAGGAAACCAACTGAGATTGGTCCCAACATCTGAGATGATTAACTATACAAGCCAACTGCTTTCGGAATCCAAACATGAAATTCAAAGAAGCTTCTTGAAGATGCCAGCATTAATTTTGGATCAGAAGGACAAAATGAATTCAATGTTTTTATCAAGTAATGGGCTGGTTGAAGATCCATTGGCTATTGAGAAAGAAAGGGCCATGATAAACCCTTGGACTTCAGAAGAGAAAGAGATTTTCTTGGAGAAATACGTGGCGTTTGGAAAAGATTTTCGGAGAATTGCTTCTTTCCTAGACCACAAGACAACGGCTGACTGTGTTGAATTCTATTACAAAAACCATAAGTCTGatttttttgtgaaaattaagaaaaaaaatgatgacaAGCTAGGTAAATTTTGTAAAACCAAAGCCGACTTGATGGCATCAGGTATAAAATGGGATTCAGAAGTGAATGCTTCTTCACTTGACATTTTGAGTGCAGCTTCAGTGATGGCAACCCGCATTGCAGGTAATCGGAAGATGCGTTCGGGAAGTTCCCTTTGGAGGGGATATGGTAATGTGGTCAATTCTAAGGGTGACAATATCATTACACAGAGGATGGACAGTGTTGACGTTCTTCAAGATGAAAGAGAGACTGTTGCAGCTGATGTATTGGCTAGTATATGTGGTTGTATTTCATCTGAGGCAACAAATTCCTGTATAACAAGTTCAGTTGATCCTGTGGAAGATAACAGGATCAGGAAGTGTGTGAAAGTGAGGTCTGTATGCAAACAAACTCCAATGGATGTTACTCAGAATATTGATCATGAAACTTGTTCCGATGAGAGCTGTGGTGAAATGGATCCTACTGATTGGACGGATGGGGAGAAGGCATCCTTCCTTCAGGCTGTATCATCTTTTGGAAAGGATTTTGCAATGATTGCACAGTGTGTCAGAACAAGATCCCAATACCAGTGCAAAGTTTTTTTTAGCAAGACTCAGAAACGTCTAAAATTAGATCTCATGGGTCCCAAACCTGAAAATGTTGGATCACTGGTGAATGATGATGTGGATGGTGGCAGGAGTGATGCAGATAATGCATGTGCTGGACAGACAGGTTCTGTCAATGGCACTGATACGTCAGGCACTAAAACAGATGTAAACCAGCCTGCATCAGACAAGAACATGTATCACGATGAATCCAATCCTGTAGAAGCTAGCAACCTGTCAGCTGAGTTAGATGAATCAGAGGAAACTAATGGGAAAGTAGATCATGAAGATGTAAATATGGTTTCTAATCCATGTGTTATTGGTGGTGAGTCGAAACTGGGAATTGATGGTGATGCAGTTGTCTTGAACAGTTCTGATAAGTCTGGTTCTGTCCGGGACCAGAGAGCCATAGTTCTGTCGGATAGCATAGAAATTGGAGAAGTTAAGACTAGTGAAGGGGAAGGTGCAGTTATAGAATTGGTGTCTGATATGGAGACAGTTTCGGATAGCACAGACATTAGAGAACCAAGTGAAGGGAAAGGTGGAGTTACAGAATTGGTGTCTGATATGAAGACAATTGAACCATGCCACTCTTATTCTGTTGCTGAGGGTAGACTGGTTTCTGATGTTTCTTCCAGGCATTGGGGAAATGAATTGGAGGGTTCAACTATATGTCTAGTTGACAGAGATGAAGCTAATACCGATGTTGTAATTGAGTTGAAAGACAACGTCCACGATTCAAGCACTCCGGTGAATACTTCACTATCATCTGTGGAAGTTTCTTGTTCAAGATTGGGTGTTGATGTTGAAAATGAGCCCCAACTACCCCTTGAAAAACCTCATTTCTCAGGATCGTCAGTGGGTCCTCTTACAAATGCAAATTCAATATTGCAATATACTGATGGTGCTGCTGTGCAATATAAGAAAACTGCTAGCCAAGATCTACTGTCTTGTGATATTCAGGGAAATCGAGATACGAGTGGTCATAATTCCAGTAGCAACCTTGGTTATCAGCTTTGTAATCCTGGGAATTTATTGGATGATGTTGAGCCTGCTAGAATCCTTCAATGCTATGATTTGCAAGTGTCTCCTAAGAAGGAAGTGAATGTGAATATGAGCTGCAGCAGTTCAGCAACCCAGTTAACGCTTTTGTCCCAAAAGATTGAACATGATGATCAATACAAAAGCTTGCAGTGTTTTTCAGATTCAGAAAAAACACCCAGAGATGGCGATGTGAAACTATTTGGGAAGATACTAACTATTCCTTCATCCACCCAGAAGCCTGTAAGTTCCAAGGGTAATGAAGAAAACTGTACCCACCGTCCAAAGTTAAGCAGTGCCTCTTCTAGTCTGAAACTAACCAGCCTTGATAATGCTGGTGGAAAATCAGCTATTTTGAAGGTTGAGCATGACGATTGCCGGGGCATTAAAAATGTTCCCGTTACGAGTTATCACGTCGAGAACAAAATACATCCCGATTGTTCATCACTGCCTGATTCTGCCATTTTGCTTGCGAAATATCCTGCAGCATTTAGTAGTTATTCCACATCTGCCATCTTAGAGAAAGAGTCATTACAGGCATTGGCCAAGAATGATAAACATCATCTGAATGGAGCATCTTCTTTTACAACTAGAGAAGTCAATGGATGCAATGGTGTGATTGATTACCAGATGTGTAGAGATAGCGATGATCAGAAAGAAGTGCTCTCTGACATGCAGAGAAGAAATGGTATCGAAGCAATCTCATCATGTTTACAGCGGCAGGGTAAGGGAATGGTTGGAACAAATGGTGTTGGGAAAGCAGACATTCTTGTTGGAGGATCCAAAAGTGTCATCGTCTCGGATCCTGAGTTTGTTGGTCAAACTGGGAGTGTAATGAAAGAGGATGATTTGGGTAGTTAG
- the LOC101505283 gene encoding uncharacterized protein isoform X2, which translates to MPLEPIPLDRKNSYRERKQGSSESLGSVARWRGSSSHHHQRRAADFRRFAGHHRKQGGWQLFPEESGHERMLSRSCDKMLEEDNCRPSVSRGDGKYGRGNKESKGAFSQREWRGRSWETTNSSLNTYRRQIDVNNDRRSVDDMLTYSSHPNSDLLNTWEQHHMKDQHDKMGGVNRFGSGQKCDRNNALGTIDWKPLKWTRPGYLSSRESGLSHSISTRSLGGTNSKRSCEGKVGLHHKIATGVESNSGEAARLRTSSAPSEEANLRKKPRLNWGEGLAKFEKKKVEGPEVTLNKDDPVSPFNMEPNNFLSPGLVDKNAKVSGFSDCASPATPSSAACSSSPGTDDKLFGNAANVDSDVSNLRSSPGPGGKSHLQMFSFNLEKVDIDSLSSLGSSLVELPQSDDPCSVDDSLLRSTTMNKLLTLKAGISKVLEVTETEIDLLETELRSLKSESEGRFPCSAAVGSLMCYNVNSCEEHVGSTDKVARLEPLQIVSSDEPIVEMAVVEKMPLSTNLLDIHDNCQEDDNDCHGAARSELVEPLPMMNAVSACDAGYGTCSEDLGRIQSTTVQCLIPCTYRHVADVSACGDSNSSLEVKDGVDDKSSERFYSSTENILYDTIISCNKKSAKAAWEEIAKLLPEECGKKFYDNIGVRSASCSQNGVFIMAKFEEKRRFTRLKERVITLKFKALHHLWKEDMRLLSVRKHRPKSHKKLELDLRTTSNSHQKKRSSIPFRFPFPGNQLRLVPTSEMINYTSQLLSESKHEIQRSFLKMPALILDQKDKMNSMFLSSNGLVEDPLAIEKERAMINPWTSEEKEIFLEKYVAFGKDFRRIASFLDHKTTADCVEFYYKNHKSDFFVKIKKKNDDKLGKFCKTKADLMASGIKWDSEVNASSLDILSAASVMATRIAGNRKMRSGSSLWRGYGNVVNSKGDNIITQRMDSVDVLQDERETVAADVLASICGCISSEATNSCITSSVDPVEDNRIRKCVKVRSVCKQTPMDVTQNIDHETCSDESCGEMDPTDWTDGEKASFLQAVSSFGKDFAMIAQCVRTRSQYQCKVFFSKTQKRLKLDLMGPKPENVGSLVNDDVDGGRSDADNACAGQTGSVNGTDTSGTKTDVNQPASDKNMYHDESNPVEASNLSAELDESEETNGKVDHEDVNMVSNPCVIGGESKLGIDGDAVVLNSSDKSGSVRDQRAIVLSDSIEIGEVKTSEGEGAVIELVSDMETVSDSTDIREPSEGKGGVTELVSDMKTIEPCHSYSVAEGRLVSDVSSRHWGNELEGSTICLVDRDEANTDVVIELKDNVHDSSTPVNTSLSSVEVSCSRLGVDVENEPQLPLEKPHFSGSSVGPLTNANSILQYTDGAAVQYKKTASQDLLSCDIQGNRDTSGHNSSSNLGYQLCNPGNLLDDVEPARILQCYDLQVSPKKEVNVNMSCSSSATQLTLLSQKIEHDDQYKSLQCFSDSEKTPRDGDVKLFGKILTIPSSTQKPVSSKGNEENCTHRPKLSSASSSLKLTSLDNAGGKSAILKVEHDDCRGIKNVPVTSYHVENKIHPDCSSLPDSAILLAKYPAAFSSYSTSAILEKESLQALAKNDKHHLNGASSFTTREVNGCNGVIDYQMCRDSDDQKEVLSDMQRRNGIEAISSCLQRQGKGMVGTNGVGKADILVGGSKSVIVSDPEFVGQTGSVMKEDDLGS; encoded by the exons GTCATCATCGTAAGCAAGGTGGTTGGCAGTTATTTCCAGAAGAATCTGGTCATGAGCGCATGCTTTCTCGATCCTGTGACAAGATGCTGGAGGAAGATAACTGTCGGCCATCAGTCTCTCGAGGGGATGGAAAGTATGGAAGGGGTAATAAGGAAAGTAAAGGAGCCTTTAGCCAGAGAGAATGGAGAGGGCGTTCATGGGAAACCACAAACAGCTCTCTGAATACATACAGGAGGCAAATTGATGTCAATAATGACCGTAGGTCAGTCGATGATATGCTAACATATTCCTCTCATCCAAATTCTGACTTATTAAATACTTGGGAACAGCATCACATGAAAGACCAGCATGATAAGATGGGCGGTGTTAATAGGTTTGGTTCAGGCCAGAAATGTGATAGGAATAATGCTCTGGGTACAATTGACTGGAAGCCCCTTAAATGGACCCGACCTGGATACTTATCATCACGAGAATCAGGCTTAAGCCACTCAATTAGCACGAGGAGCTTAGGAGGGACAAATTCAAAGAGAAGCTGTGAAGGGAAGGTTGGGTTGCACCACAAAATTGCAACTGGTGTTGAGTCAAATTCAGGGGAAGCTGCTAGGCTTCGTACGTCTTCTGCTCCATCTGAAGAGGCAAATTTGAGGAAGAAGCCTAGACTAAATTGGGGTGAGGGACTTGCAAAGTTTGAGAAAAAGAAAGTTGAGGGGCCTGAGGTAACTTTAAACAAAGATGATCCTGTTTCACCTTTTAATATGGAACCCAACAATTTCCTCAGTCCCGGCTTAGTAGATAAAAACGCAAAAGTTTCAGGATTTTCAGATTGTGCCTCTCCCGCAACTCCATCTTCTGCTGCCTGCAGCTCTTCACCAG GTACAGATGATAAATTGTTTGGAAATGCTGCAAATGTGGACAGTGATGTTAGTAACCTGCGTAGTTCACCTGGTCCTGGGGGGAAAAGTCATCTGCAGatgttttctttcaatttagAGAAAGTGGATATTGACTCATTGTCTAGTTTGGGCTCTTCACTTGTTGAGTTACCTCAGTCTGATGATCCTTGCTCTGTGGATGATAGTTTATTAAGATCCACCACAATGAATAAATTACTGACGTTAAAAGCTGGCATTTCAAAGGTATTAGAGGTGACTGAAACTGAAATTGATTTACTCGAAACTGAACTTAGATCTCTAAAATCTGAATCTGAGGGTAGATTTCCGTGTTCAGCAGCAGTTGGCTCTCTGATGTGTTACAACGTAAACTCTTGTGAGGAACATGTTGGAAGCACTGACAAGGTTGCTCGTCTAGAACCATTGCAAATTGTATCTTCTGATGAACCTATTGTGGAGATGGCTGTTGTGGAGAAGATGCCTCTTTCTACTAACTTGCTTGATATACATGATAATTGCCAGGAAGATGATAATGACTGTCATGGTGCTGCAAGGTCTGAACTTGTTGAGCCTCTGCCCATGATGAATGCAGTTTCTGCATGTGATGCGGGGTATGGTACATGCTCTGAAGACTTGGGTCGAATTCAATCAACGACCGTACAATGCTTAATTCCCTGTACTTATAGGCATGTTGCCGATGTCTCTGCTTGTGGTGATAGTAATTCATCTTTGGAGGTTAAAGATGGTGTGGATGATAAGTCAAGTGAAAGATTCTATTCCAGCACTgagaatattttatatgataCAATTATTTCATGCAATAAAAAATCTGCAAAAGCAGCATGGGAAGAAATTGCTAAGTTATTGCCTGAAGAATGTGGCAAGAAGTTCTACGACAATATTGGAGTTAGAAGTGCCTCATGCTCTCAAAATGGTGTATTCATTATGGCAAAATTTGAGGAGAAACGGCGATTTACAAGACTGAAGGAGAGGGTTATAACGCTTAAGTTTAAAGCCTTGCATCATTTGTGGAAAGAAGATATGCGCTTGCTGTCTGTTCGTAAACACCGCCCAAAATCTCACAAGAAACTTGAATTAGATCTACGCACTACCAGTAATAGTCATCAGAAGAAGCGGTCTTCTATTCCCTTTCGTTTTCCTTTCCCTG GAAACCAACTGAGATTGGTCCCAACATCTGAGATGATTAACTATACAAGCCAACTGCTTTCGGAATCCAAACATGAAATTCAAAGAAGCTTCTTGAAGATGCCAGCATTAATTTTGGATCAGAAGGACAAAATGAATTCAATGTTTTTATCAAGTAATGGGCTGGTTGAAGATCCATTGGCTATTGAGAAAGAAAGGGCCATGATAAACCCTTGGACTTCAGAAGAGAAAGAGATTTTCTTGGAGAAATACGTGGCGTTTGGAAAAGATTTTCGGAGAATTGCTTCTTTCCTAGACCACAAGACAACGGCTGACTGTGTTGAATTCTATTACAAAAACCATAAGTCTGatttttttgtgaaaattaagaaaaaaaatgatgacaAGCTAGGTAAATTTTGTAAAACCAAAGCCGACTTGATGGCATCAGGTATAAAATGGGATTCAGAAGTGAATGCTTCTTCACTTGACATTTTGAGTGCAGCTTCAGTGATGGCAACCCGCATTGCAGGTAATCGGAAGATGCGTTCGGGAAGTTCCCTTTGGAGGGGATATGGTAATGTGGTCAATTCTAAGGGTGACAATATCATTACACAGAGGATGGACAGTGTTGACGTTCTTCAAGATGAAAGAGAGACTGTTGCAGCTGATGTATTGGCTAGTATATGTGGTTGTATTTCATCTGAGGCAACAAATTCCTGTATAACAAGTTCAGTTGATCCTGTGGAAGATAACAGGATCAGGAAGTGTGTGAAAGTGAGGTCTGTATGCAAACAAACTCCAATGGATGTTACTCAGAATATTGATCATGAAACTTGTTCCGATGAGAGCTGTGGTGAAATGGATCCTACTGATTGGACGGATGGGGAGAAGGCATCCTTCCTTCAGGCTGTATCATCTTTTGGAAAGGATTTTGCAATGATTGCACAGTGTGTCAGAACAAGATCCCAATACCAGTGCAAAGTTTTTTTTAGCAAGACTCAGAAACGTCTAAAATTAGATCTCATGGGTCCCAAACCTGAAAATGTTGGATCACTGGTGAATGATGATGTGGATGGTGGCAGGAGTGATGCAGATAATGCATGTGCTGGACAGACAGGTTCTGTCAATGGCACTGATACGTCAGGCACTAAAACAGATGTAAACCAGCCTGCATCAGACAAGAACATGTATCACGATGAATCCAATCCTGTAGAAGCTAGCAACCTGTCAGCTGAGTTAGATGAATCAGAGGAAACTAATGGGAAAGTAGATCATGAAGATGTAAATATGGTTTCTAATCCATGTGTTATTGGTGGTGAGTCGAAACTGGGAATTGATGGTGATGCAGTTGTCTTGAACAGTTCTGATAAGTCTGGTTCTGTCCGGGACCAGAGAGCCATAGTTCTGTCGGATAGCATAGAAATTGGAGAAGTTAAGACTAGTGAAGGGGAAGGTGCAGTTATAGAATTGGTGTCTGATATGGAGACAGTTTCGGATAGCACAGACATTAGAGAACCAAGTGAAGGGAAAGGTGGAGTTACAGAATTGGTGTCTGATATGAAGACAATTGAACCATGCCACTCTTATTCTGTTGCTGAGGGTAGACTGGTTTCTGATGTTTCTTCCAGGCATTGGGGAAATGAATTGGAGGGTTCAACTATATGTCTAGTTGACAGAGATGAAGCTAATACCGATGTTGTAATTGAGTTGAAAGACAACGTCCACGATTCAAGCACTCCGGTGAATACTTCACTATCATCTGTGGAAGTTTCTTGTTCAAGATTGGGTGTTGATGTTGAAAATGAGCCCCAACTACCCCTTGAAAAACCTCATTTCTCAGGATCGTCAGTGGGTCCTCTTACAAATGCAAATTCAATATTGCAATATACTGATGGTGCTGCTGTGCAATATAAGAAAACTGCTAGCCAAGATCTACTGTCTTGTGATATTCAGGGAAATCGAGATACGAGTGGTCATAATTCCAGTAGCAACCTTGGTTATCAGCTTTGTAATCCTGGGAATTTATTGGATGATGTTGAGCCTGCTAGAATCCTTCAATGCTATGATTTGCAAGTGTCTCCTAAGAAGGAAGTGAATGTGAATATGAGCTGCAGCAGTTCAGCAACCCAGTTAACGCTTTTGTCCCAAAAGATTGAACATGATGATCAATACAAAAGCTTGCAGTGTTTTTCAGATTCAGAAAAAACACCCAGAGATGGCGATGTGAAACTATTTGGGAAGATACTAACTATTCCTTCATCCACCCAGAAGCCTGTAAGTTCCAAGGGTAATGAAGAAAACTGTACCCACCGTCCAAAGTTAAGCAGTGCCTCTTCTAGTCTGAAACTAACCAGCCTTGATAATGCTGGTGGAAAATCAGCTATTTTGAAGGTTGAGCATGACGATTGCCGGGGCATTAAAAATGTTCCCGTTACGAGTTATCACGTCGAGAACAAAATACATCCCGATTGTTCATCACTGCCTGATTCTGCCATTTTGCTTGCGAAATATCCTGCAGCATTTAGTAGTTATTCCACATCTGCCATCTTAGAGAAAGAGTCATTACAGGCATTGGCCAAGAATGATAAACATCATCTGAATGGAGCATCTTCTTTTACAACTAGAGAAGTCAATGGATGCAATGGTGTGATTGATTACCAGATGTGTAGAGATAGCGATGATCAGAAAGAAGTGCTCTCTGACATGCAGAGAAGAAATGGTATCGAAGCAATCTCATCATGTTTACAGCGGCAGGGTAAGGGAATGGTTGGAACAAATGGTGTTGGGAAAGCAGACATTCTTGTTGGAGGATCCAAAAGTGTCATCGTCTCGGATCCTGAGTTTGTTGGTCAAACTGGGAGTGTAATGAAAGAGGATGATTTGGGTAGTTAG